A section of the Ruania halotolerans genome encodes:
- a CDS encoding NADP-dependent isocitrate dehydrogenase, with protein sequence MSTIIYTHTDEAPLLATYSFKPVIEAYAATAGVEVETRDISLSGRIIAAFGDVLPADQRMGDALAELGELAKTPEANIIKLPNISASVPQLKAAIAELQEQGFDLPHYPDEPATDDEKDARARYDKVKGSAVNPVLREGNSDRRAPIAVKEYARKNPHTMGAWSADSKTNVATMDADDFRSNEQSVVIGSDDTLRIEHVSADGKTTVLKESVPVLAGEIVDGTVMRAEALDTFLAAQVQRAKDDGVLFSVHLKATMMKVSDPIIFGRAVRAFLPEVFATYGEQLEAAGLSPNDGLGAILAGLDALEPDVADGVRAAVEKGLAEGPALAMVNSHKGITNLHVPSDVIVDASMPAMIRTSGHMWNADDAEQDTLAVIPDSSYAGVYQAVIEDCRANGAFDPTTMGSVPNVGLMAQKAEEYGSHDKTFQLETAGTVQVLNSAGEVLISHEVSPGDIWRACQTKDVPIRDWVKLAVTRARATGTPAVFWLDKTRAHDRNLIAKVTEYLGEHETDGLRIEIMSPVEATRFSLERIRRGEDTISVTGNVLRDYLTDLFPILELGTSAKMLSVVPLINGGGLFETGAGGSAPKHVQQLVAENHLRWDSLGEFLALAESFQHLGTTTGNARAQILADTLSKATATFLLENKSPSRKCGELDNRGSHFYLALYWAKELSVQTEDAVLAQAFSEIAGALAEQEDVILAELLAVQGSPADIGGYYRPDDAKASAVMRPSVTFNEVLAALTA encoded by the coding sequence ATGTCGACCATCATCTACACCCACACCGACGAGGCCCCACTTCTGGCGACGTACTCGTTCAAACCGGTCATCGAGGCGTACGCCGCCACTGCCGGAGTTGAGGTGGAGACCAGGGACATCTCCCTCTCGGGAAGGATCATCGCGGCATTCGGTGACGTGCTCCCCGCAGACCAGCGCATGGGTGACGCGCTCGCTGAGCTCGGTGAGCTCGCCAAGACACCCGAGGCAAACATCATCAAGCTGCCGAATATCAGTGCCTCGGTGCCCCAGCTCAAGGCCGCGATCGCCGAGCTGCAGGAGCAGGGCTTCGATCTGCCCCATTACCCGGACGAGCCGGCGACAGACGATGAGAAGGACGCCCGCGCCCGCTACGACAAGGTCAAGGGGAGCGCCGTGAACCCGGTGCTGCGCGAAGGCAACTCCGACCGCCGCGCCCCGATCGCCGTCAAGGAATACGCCCGGAAGAACCCGCACACCATGGGCGCGTGGTCGGCCGACTCGAAGACCAACGTGGCCACGATGGATGCCGATGACTTCCGCAGCAATGAGCAGTCCGTGGTCATCGGCTCTGATGACACCCTGCGCATCGAGCACGTGAGCGCCGACGGCAAGACGACCGTACTCAAGGAGTCCGTGCCGGTCCTCGCCGGCGAGATCGTGGACGGCACCGTCATGCGGGCCGAGGCGCTGGATACCTTCCTCGCCGCCCAGGTGCAGCGCGCCAAGGACGACGGCGTGCTGTTCTCCGTGCACCTGAAGGCCACCATGATGAAGGTCTCCGATCCGATCATCTTCGGCCGCGCGGTGCGCGCATTCCTCCCAGAGGTCTTCGCTACCTACGGAGAGCAGCTCGAGGCCGCAGGGCTGAGCCCCAATGACGGGCTCGGCGCGATCCTCGCGGGGCTCGACGCGCTCGAGCCGGACGTGGCGGACGGGGTGCGGGCCGCCGTCGAGAAGGGCTTGGCTGAGGGGCCTGCGCTGGCGATGGTGAACTCCCACAAAGGGATCACGAACTTGCACGTGCCCAGCGATGTGATCGTGGACGCCTCGATGCCTGCGATGATCCGCACCTCCGGGCACATGTGGAACGCCGACGACGCCGAACAGGACACCCTCGCGGTGATCCCGGACTCCTCATACGCCGGTGTCTACCAGGCCGTGATCGAGGACTGCCGCGCCAACGGCGCATTCGACCCGACCACGATGGGTTCGGTGCCGAACGTCGGGCTGATGGCGCAGAAGGCCGAGGAGTACGGCAGCCACGACAAGACGTTCCAGCTCGAGACTGCCGGGACCGTGCAGGTGCTCAACAGCGCCGGTGAGGTGCTCATCTCCCACGAGGTCTCCCCCGGTGACATCTGGCGCGCCTGCCAGACCAAGGACGTGCCGATCCGGGACTGGGTCAAGCTCGCCGTCACCCGCGCCCGCGCCACCGGCACCCCCGCTGTGTTCTGGCTGGACAAGACGCGTGCACATGACCGCAACCTCATCGCGAAGGTGACCGAGTACCTGGGCGAGCATGAAACAGACGGTCTGCGGATCGAGATCATGAGCCCGGTCGAGGCCACCCGCTTCTCCCTGGAGCGGATCCGGCGCGGCGAGGACACCATCTCGGTGACCGGGAACGTGCTGCGGGACTACCTGACCGATCTGTTCCCGATCCTGGAGCTGGGCACCAGCGCCAAGATGCTCTCGGTCGTGCCGCTGATCAACGGGGGTGGGCTGTTCGAGACCGGGGCCGGCGGCTCCGCTCCCAAGCACGTTCAGCAGCTGGTGGCCGAGAACCACCTGCGCTGGGACAGCCTGGGTGAGTTCCTCGCCCTCGCGGAGAGCTTCCAGCACCTGGGCACGACCACCGGAAACGCGCGTGCGCAGATCCTCGCCGACACACTCAGCAAGGCGACGGCCACCTTCCTCCTCGAGAACAAGTCGCCCAGCCGCAAGTGCGGCGAACTCGACAACCGCGGCAGCCACTTCTACCTGGCGCTCTACTGGGCCAAGGAGCTCAGCGTCCAGACTGAGGATGCCGTTCTCGCGCAGGCGTTCAGCGAGATCGCTGGGGCGTTGGCCGAGCAGGAGGACGTCATCCTTGCCGAGTTGCTCGCGGTCCAGGGCTCGCCCGCGGACATCGGCGGCTACTACCGCCCGGACGATGCGAAGGCCTCGGCCGTGATGCGCCCGTCGGTCACCTTCAACGAGGTGCTGGCAGCACTGACCGCCTGA
- a CDS encoding ABC transporter family substrate-binding protein — MKIRRITAVAATMAAGALVLSACETPETDGGSAGIDEGTALNIGWNQSFYEYNDDSATGNATANAMVLYLMKSDFNYYDEDLNLVQDTSFGSYEKTSDDPLTVEYTFNDDAAWSDGTPVDAADLVLYWAALSGNFNTEEFASDDEGVTVYPEDHEEAGEPVPEDVLNNQVFFNFTSPNVGLIDDMAVSEDHKQVTVTYAEPFVDWEVNLGVGVPAHVVAQNALDIEDPTEAKQALLDAVANEDAAALAPISNFWNTGFQFGDTLPEDESLYLSSGAYLMTDFRRDQSVTLEANPDYTGDHQASIETITIRYNEDPMASVQALQNGEIDLIQPQASADTLQALEALGDEFAVITGDGATYEHVDLAFANGGPFDPATYDGDEDTALAVRQAFLKLIPRQDIVDRIISPLNPEASVRSAYTAIPGAPNYGPITEVNGMDEMFPLELDREGAAQLLDDAGVETPIEVRLLTAADNTRRQDQLALITESVEADGLFEIVDASSAEWGSLLADPSGYDASMFGWQSTSTAVAESRANFETGGGNNFGAFSDPRVDELYTELVVTTDPDRQAEILGEVEAILVESAFGVTIYQHPAITGYNAELQNVSSIQVSPTMFWNFWEWETTLTGDEAAEDGDS, encoded by the coding sequence GTGAAGATCAGGCGAATCACCGCCGTCGCTGCCACGATGGCAGCAGGAGCGCTCGTACTGAGCGCGTGCGAAACACCGGAGACAGATGGGGGATCTGCTGGTATCGATGAGGGCACTGCCCTCAACATCGGCTGGAACCAGTCGTTCTACGAGTACAACGATGACAGCGCCACGGGTAATGCCACGGCGAATGCCATGGTGTTGTACCTGATGAAGTCCGACTTCAACTACTACGACGAGGACCTCAATCTCGTCCAGGACACCTCGTTCGGGAGCTACGAGAAGACCAGCGATGACCCGCTGACGGTCGAGTACACGTTCAATGACGACGCGGCTTGGTCGGACGGCACCCCGGTGGACGCAGCGGACCTGGTCCTGTACTGGGCGGCGCTCAGCGGGAACTTCAACACCGAGGAGTTCGCCAGCGACGATGAGGGCGTGACCGTCTACCCCGAGGATCACGAAGAAGCCGGCGAACCGGTGCCCGAGGATGTGCTGAACAACCAGGTCTTCTTCAACTTCACCAGCCCCAACGTGGGCCTGATCGATGACATGGCGGTCTCCGAGGACCACAAGCAGGTCACGGTCACCTACGCCGAGCCGTTCGTGGACTGGGAAGTCAACCTCGGCGTGGGCGTTCCCGCGCACGTGGTGGCCCAGAACGCCCTCGATATCGAGGACCCGACGGAGGCCAAGCAGGCCCTCCTCGACGCTGTCGCGAACGAGGACGCAGCCGCTCTCGCCCCCATCTCCAACTTCTGGAACACCGGGTTCCAGTTCGGGGACACCCTCCCCGAGGATGAGTCGCTCTACCTCTCCAGCGGCGCGTACCTGATGACGGACTTCCGCCGCGATCAGTCCGTGACGCTCGAGGCCAACCCGGACTACACCGGTGACCACCAGGCCAGCATCGAGACCATCACGATCCGGTACAACGAGGACCCGATGGCGTCGGTGCAGGCGCTTCAGAACGGTGAGATCGACCTGATCCAGCCGCAGGCGAGTGCGGACACCCTGCAGGCACTGGAAGCCCTGGGTGACGAATTCGCGGTCATCACCGGTGACGGAGCCACCTATGAGCACGTGGACCTCGCGTTCGCCAACGGTGGACCCTTCGATCCGGCGACCTACGACGGTGACGAGGACACGGCGCTGGCCGTGCGCCAGGCGTTCCTGAAGTTGATCCCCCGGCAGGACATCGTGGACCGCATCATCAGCCCGTTGAACCCGGAAGCCTCGGTGCGTAGTGCCTACACCGCGATCCCCGGCGCTCCGAACTACGGCCCGATCACCGAGGTCAACGGGATGGACGAGATGTTCCCGCTCGAACTCGACCGCGAGGGCGCCGCGCAGCTCCTCGATGATGCCGGAGTGGAAACCCCGATCGAGGTGCGCTTGCTCACCGCTGCGGACAACACCCGTAGGCAGGACCAGCTCGCATTGATCACCGAATCGGTGGAGGCGGACGGTCTGTTCGAGATCGTCGATGCCTCCAGCGCCGAGTGGGGCTCGCTCCTGGCCGACCCGAGTGGCTACGACGCCTCCATGTTCGGATGGCAGTCCACCTCCACGGCCGTGGCCGAGTCGCGGGCGAACTTCGAGACCGGTGGGGGGAACAACTTCGGTGCGTTCTCCGATCCGCGGGTGGACGAGTTGTACACCGAGTTGGTTGTCACCACGGATCCGGACCGTCAGGCCGAGATTCTCGGTGAGGTGGAGGCGATCCTGGTGGAGAGCGCCTTTGGCGTCACGATCTACCAGCACCCCGCCATCACCGGGTACAACGCCGAACTCCAGAACGTGAGCTCCATTCAGGTGAGCCCCACCATGTTCTGGAACTTCTGGGAGTGGGAGACCACCCTCACGGGTGATGAGGCAGCGGAGGACGGCGACTCCTGA
- a CDS encoding ABC transporter permease — MLTFIVRRTLIGLGILLISSLIMYVLVDFTIDPLENLRQSTAPNKEMQIEQRIDLLQLDEPVLLRYVWWLGAFVTGDLGTAWTTNREVIDILGGAIVSTIQLVTASTVLAIFLGIAVGIVSALRQYTTFDYLITFISFLMYSLPSFWIAVLLKQWGAIGFNDFLRDPVVAIPVILGIAVVMGFLWSLAFGGDARRRLITGGSAAGVTIAVLLYIQLSGWWLEPNIGPVLLIISSLAIAFTVTTLSTGLKNRRSLYTALTVAALGIALWYPMQFAFYYLTPMMNWAIVIGLGVLAAIVGGVVGALYRGPDWRQSVRTGALTAVPVAALIFIDRVMQVWPAYSNANAIDGRPIPTFGDRTPNLGGDFWVVTLDQYTHLLLPTISLMLLSFAGYTRYARGSMLEVMNQDYIRTARAKGLTERTVVMRHGFRNSLIPMATIVPIDIITLIGGAIITENIFARPGMGQMFIRHLDENDIEPVMAYLLIVAFLAIVANIVADLIYAVLDPRIRVNA, encoded by the coding sequence ATGCTGACTTTTATCGTGCGCCGCACGCTGATCGGCCTCGGCATCCTGCTGATCTCATCGCTGATCATGTACGTGCTCGTCGACTTCACGATCGACCCGCTCGAGAACTTGAGACAGAGCACCGCTCCGAATAAGGAGATGCAGATCGAGCAGCGGATCGACCTGCTGCAGCTCGATGAACCTGTACTCCTGCGCTACGTCTGGTGGCTCGGGGCCTTCGTGACCGGTGATCTAGGCACGGCCTGGACCACGAACCGCGAGGTGATCGACATCCTCGGGGGCGCCATCGTCTCCACCATCCAGCTCGTGACGGCGTCCACCGTGCTGGCGATCTTCCTCGGCATCGCCGTGGGGATCGTCTCCGCGCTGCGGCAGTACACCACGTTCGATTACCTGATCACCTTCATCTCGTTCCTGATGTACTCGTTGCCGTCCTTCTGGATAGCCGTGCTACTCAAACAGTGGGGGGCGATCGGGTTCAACGACTTCCTTCGCGATCCGGTAGTCGCGATCCCAGTGATACTCGGGATAGCGGTGGTCATGGGGTTCTTGTGGTCGCTCGCCTTCGGCGGGGACGCCAGGCGCCGGTTGATCACCGGCGGATCGGCGGCGGGGGTCACGATCGCGGTGCTGCTCTACATTCAGCTCTCCGGTTGGTGGCTCGAGCCGAACATCGGTCCGGTGCTGTTGATCATCAGTTCACTGGCTATCGCGTTCACGGTCACCACCCTCTCGACCGGGCTGAAGAACCGGCGCTCGCTCTACACCGCACTCACCGTGGCGGCGCTCGGTATCGCTCTGTGGTATCCGATGCAGTTCGCCTTCTACTACCTCACCCCGATGATGAACTGGGCGATCGTGATCGGGCTGGGCGTGCTCGCGGCGATCGTGGGCGGCGTCGTCGGGGCGCTCTACCGGGGCCCGGACTGGCGCCAGTCGGTGCGCACGGGTGCACTCACCGCGGTCCCGGTGGCGGCCCTGATCTTCATCGATCGGGTGATGCAGGTGTGGCCGGCCTACTCGAATGCAAACGCCATCGACGGGCGCCCGATCCCCACCTTCGGTGACCGCACCCCGAACCTCGGCGGCGACTTCTGGGTGGTCACGCTGGACCAATACACCCACCTGCTGCTGCCGACCATCTCACTGATGTTGCTCTCGTTCGCCGGATACACGCGTTACGCGCGCGGCAGCATGCTCGAAGTGATGAACCAGGATTACATCCGCACCGCGCGCGCCAAGGGGCTCACGGAACGGACCGTCGTGATGCGGCATGGGTTCCGCAACTCACTCATCCCGATGGCCACCATCGTTCCGATCGACATCATCACCCTGATCGGCGGGGCCATCATCACCGAGAACATCTTCGCTCGACCCGGTATGGGGCAGATGTTCATCCGGCACTTGGATGAGAACGATATCGAGCCAGTGATGGCCTATCTCCTGATCGTCGCCTTCCTTGCGATTGTCGCGAACATCGTGGCGGACCTGATCTATGCCGTCCTCGACCCACGGATCCGGGTGAACGCATGA
- a CDS encoding ABC transporter permease: MTSQPDSGMEQTENAIEMRAVEGKSQGKIVRERFLRHRGAIIGLAVLLFIAVLALTSIGFPVFGWYLGGWWKWNAVETMSVVNPGGAPTLTMPWSDEGFAIGDHPFGQDTIGRDIFARTMRGVQTSLVVMVVVGGVATLVGVLVGALSGFFRGFTDTFLMRITDLFITMPLLVIGAVLGKLVGSADPLPLALALGFISWTTLARLVRGDFLSLREREFVDAARVAGASNSRIIFKHILPNAMGVIIVTVTLLMSAAILLETALSYLGFGISSPNVSLGTMISEYQSAFGTRPWLFWWPGLFIIAIALCINFIGDGLRDAFDPRQKQLPSARKMARATRREHQSSPAATH; encoded by the coding sequence ATGACCTCTCAACCAGACTCCGGCATGGAGCAGACCGAGAACGCGATCGAGATGCGCGCCGTCGAGGGCAAGTCTCAGGGCAAGATCGTCCGCGAGCGCTTCTTGCGCCACCGCGGGGCGATCATCGGCCTTGCGGTGCTGCTGTTCATCGCCGTGCTCGCCCTCACTTCTATCGGGTTCCCCGTCTTCGGTTGGTATCTCGGTGGATGGTGGAAGTGGAATGCCGTGGAGACGATGTCGGTGGTCAATCCCGGTGGCGCACCGACGTTGACCATGCCGTGGAGCGATGAGGGTTTCGCCATCGGGGACCACCCGTTCGGTCAGGACACCATCGGCCGGGACATCTTCGCGCGCACGATGCGTGGCGTGCAGACGTCTCTGGTGGTGATGGTGGTCGTCGGCGGAGTGGCCACTCTGGTCGGTGTACTGGTGGGGGCCCTGTCCGGGTTCTTCCGCGGGTTCACCGACACGTTCCTGATGCGGATCACCGATCTGTTCATCACCATGCCCCTGCTCGTGATCGGCGCGGTGCTCGGCAAGTTGGTCGGCAGCGCCGATCCGCTCCCGCTGGCCCTCGCTCTCGGGTTCATCTCGTGGACCACTCTCGCGCGTCTCGTCCGTGGTGATTTCCTCTCGCTCCGGGAGCGTGAGTTCGTTGACGCCGCGCGGGTAGCCGGTGCGAGCAACTCGCGGATCATTTTCAAGCACATCCTGCCCAATGCCATGGGCGTGATCATCGTGACCGTCACGCTCCTGATGAGCGCGGCCATCCTGCTGGAGACGGCTCTGAGCTATCTCGGCTTCGGCATCAGTTCGCCCAACGTCTCTCTCGGCACGATGATCAGCGAATATCAGAGTGCGTTCGGCACTAGGCCGTGGCTGTTCTGGTGGCCGGGTCTGTTCATCATCGCGATCGCGCTGTGCATCAACTTCATCGGAGATGGCCTTCGTGACGCGTTCGACCCGCGGCAGAAGCAACTGCCGTCGGCACGCAAGATGGCGCGGGCCACGCGCCGCGAGCACCAGAGCTCTCCGGCGGCGACGCACTAG
- a CDS encoding PH domain-containing protein has product MGETLTFRSRVARPLAVAVAVVCVAALTYFVSVGGVVELWRSGPTAALVIVVMWALFWGPGAEVSDGGVTVMNVLRTVHVPWPEYTGAEARWSLQVHAGGRTVSAWGVPAGSGTGARLAAPRRSRQIRAESQSPGEDHRLSGHGTAEAAALAIGERHDRLTSAGHLRGVRRGTLPVATTWHVPVIVALGITAVLTTASWVG; this is encoded by the coding sequence ATGGGTGAAACGTTGACGTTCCGATCCCGCGTCGCACGCCCACTTGCCGTGGCCGTGGCCGTGGTGTGTGTGGCGGCTCTGACGTACTTCGTCTCGGTCGGCGGTGTCGTCGAACTGTGGCGTTCCGGCCCGACGGCGGCCCTCGTGATCGTGGTGATGTGGGCCTTGTTCTGGGGTCCAGGCGCGGAAGTCTCCGACGGTGGGGTCACCGTGATGAACGTGCTGCGCACGGTCCATGTGCCCTGGCCGGAATACACCGGCGCCGAGGCCCGCTGGTCGTTGCAGGTTCATGCCGGGGGCAGGACTGTCAGTGCGTGGGGCGTCCCGGCTGGAAGCGGTACGGGGGCTCGTCTGGCAGCTCCGCGCCGCAGCCGGCAGATCCGCGCAGAATCGCAGTCCCCGGGCGAGGACCACCGCCTGTCCGGTCACGGCACCGCTGAGGCCGCGGCTCTCGCCATCGGCGAGCGCCACGATCGTCTGACGAGTGCCGGGCACCTGAGGGGCGTCCGCCGCGGAACACTTCCCGTCGCGACGACCTGGCACGTGCCGGTCATCGTGGCGCTCGGCATCACAGCGGTGCTGACTACCGCCTCCTGGGTCGGCTAA
- a CDS encoding ABC transporter ATP-binding protein, protein MTTQTATPESARTGEPIISVRDLSIDFFVEGEWFPAATNVSYDVHPGEVLAIVGESGSGKSQSSMSLLGLLPPNGRATGSAKLGETELIGLTGAPMRKIRGNDVAVIFQEPMTALNPVYPVGFQIVETLRTHFDMGPSAAKERAIELLTMVEMPNPATRYHSYPHQLSGGQRQRAMIAQSLACEPKLLIADEPTTALDVTVQAEILKLMRDLRNRINAGIILITHDMGVVADMADKIVVMRRGEVVEHGTAEEIFTRPQHEYTRELLTSVPHLGGTSTRAGGARVPTQQQPGAAAAPSISGEPVLVAENMEIEYPGRGRTPAFKAVDQVSLTIGAGEVVGLVGESGSGKTTIGRAVVGLLPVTGGSLRIDGRDMVGIDPKELRALRKRVGIVFQDPGSSLNPRLPIGESIGEPLYLHTGIKGAELTKKIDVLLDQVELPRSMRNRYPHELSGGQRQRVGIARALSLEPSILVADEPTSALDVSVQAHVLELFSELQREHGFACLFISHDLAVVEMLATRIAVMHHGKLAEVGPTEQIVQNPQDPYTQRLIAAVPVPDPAEQKIRRERRDALLAEAAAELAAEEQYEVEHRRDPRSGLG, encoded by the coding sequence GTGACCACGCAGACTGCCACGCCGGAGTCCGCCCGCACCGGCGAGCCGATCATCAGCGTGCGAGACCTCAGCATCGACTTCTTCGTCGAGGGTGAGTGGTTTCCCGCTGCCACCAACGTCTCCTACGACGTGCATCCCGGTGAGGTGCTCGCGATCGTGGGTGAATCCGGTTCGGGGAAGTCACAGTCCTCGATGTCGCTCCTTGGTCTGTTACCTCCGAACGGGCGCGCCACCGGGAGCGCCAAGCTGGGGGAGACCGAACTGATCGGCCTCACCGGCGCCCCGATGCGCAAGATCCGTGGCAATGACGTGGCGGTGATCTTCCAGGAGCCGATGACGGCGCTCAACCCGGTGTACCCGGTGGGCTTTCAGATCGTGGAGACCCTGCGCACGCACTTCGATATGGGCCCCTCGGCGGCGAAGGAGCGCGCCATCGAGCTGCTCACGATGGTGGAGATGCCCAATCCCGCCACCCGCTATCACTCCTACCCGCACCAGCTCTCCGGTGGGCAGCGCCAGCGCGCGATGATCGCGCAGTCGTTGGCCTGCGAACCGAAGTTGCTGATCGCCGACGAGCCCACCACCGCCCTGGACGTGACCGTTCAGGCGGAGATCCTCAAGCTCATGCGTGACCTGCGCAACCGGATCAACGCGGGAATCATCCTCATCACCCACGATATGGGCGTGGTGGCGGATATGGCCGACAAGATCGTGGTGATGCGCCGCGGTGAGGTGGTCGAGCACGGCACGGCCGAGGAGATTTTCACCCGCCCGCAGCACGAGTACACCCGTGAACTGCTCACCTCGGTTCCGCACCTGGGCGGCACCAGCACCCGAGCCGGCGGCGCGCGAGTTCCCACGCAGCAACAACCTGGCGCGGCAGCAGCACCCTCGATCTCCGGCGAACCGGTGCTGGTGGCCGAGAACATGGAGATCGAGTACCCCGGGCGAGGGCGCACTCCGGCATTCAAAGCCGTCGACCAGGTGAGTCTGACCATCGGCGCCGGCGAGGTGGTGGGGCTGGTCGGTGAGTCCGGCTCCGGTAAGACCACGATCGGTCGCGCAGTGGTGGGGTTGCTCCCAGTCACCGGTGGCAGCCTGCGTATTGACGGTCGCGACATGGTCGGCATCGACCCGAAGGAACTGCGTGCTCTGCGCAAGCGGGTTGGCATCGTCTTCCAGGATCCGGGGTCCTCGCTGAACCCGCGGTTGCCGATCGGCGAATCGATCGGCGAGCCGCTCTACCTGCACACCGGCATCAAGGGCGCCGAGCTCACGAAGAAGATCGACGTGCTCCTGGACCAGGTGGAGCTGCCGCGCTCGATGCGCAACCGCTACCCACACGAGCTCTCCGGCGGACAGCGCCAGCGCGTGGGCATCGCTCGTGCGCTGAGCCTGGAACCGAGCATCTTGGTGGCGGATGAGCCCACCTCGGCGCTGGACGTCTCGGTGCAGGCGCACGTGCTGGAGCTGTTCTCCGAACTGCAACGTGAACACGGATTCGCCTGCCTGTTCATCAGCCACGACCTTGCCGTGGTGGAGATGCTCGCCACCCGGATCGCGGTGATGCACCACGGAAAGCTGGCCGAGGTGGGACCCACCGAGCAGATCGTGCAGAACCCGCAGGACCCGTACACGCAGCGGCTCATCGCAGCGGTGCCGGTCCCCGATCCCGCCGAGCAGAAGATCCGGCGGGAGCGCCGGGACGCACTGCTCGCGGAGGCAGCCGCCGAGCTCGCCGCCGAGGAGCAGTACGAGGTGGAGCACCGGCGGGACCCGCGCTCGGGCCTGGGTTAG